From a single Fusobacterium ulcerans ATCC 49185 genomic region:
- a CDS encoding transposase zinc-binding domain-containing protein, which produces MQIKHIISKINITNLLGKIKKYFKNEHFEDVKQTIQKFLACSIDKSFLSLQCPNCHDAHKIKVTCKSRFCPSCGKRYSAL; this is translated from the coding sequence ATGCAAATCAAACATATTATCTCTAAAATCAATATAACAAATCTTTTAGGTAAAATCAAGAAATATTTTAAAAATGAGCATTTTGAGGATGTTAAACAGACTATTCAAAAATTCTTAGCTTGTTCTATTGATAAATCTTTTCTCTCTCTTCAATGCCCTAATTGTCATGATGCACATAAAATTAAAGTTACTTGTAAATCTAGATTTTGTCCTTCCTGCGGTAAACGTTATTCTGCTCTTTGA